TTACAAAATCCTTTTCCATTTCTCCCTAAAGTTTCTTCCAAGAAAACAACCACTTCAAAAAATCAGGTTCAGCAAAGGCATTGTCCCAACTATTGTGATTGACCCCAGGATATTCGGAGTATTTCACCTCTGCACCCGCTTGCTGCAACGTATGATACATTTTTTGTGAAAATTGGACAGGTACGACACTATCATCTGCGCCATGAAAAATCCACATACTGGTATGTGGTGCATACAAAGGGGCAAGCAAAGGATTGCTGCCACCACAAATTGGTATGGCTGCTGCAAAAGTTTCAGGCATTCGTGCCAAAAGTTCAAATGTTCCCATTCCACCCATCGAAAGTCCTGCAACATACAATCGGCTTGTGTCTATCTTCTCGTTTTCAAGGAGTTGTTCAACAAGTTCTATCACCATTTGCATCGGAATATTGGGTTGTTCGTAAAACGGAAAATCGAAGGAACGTTTGCCGTCTATTTCTGTTCTATCAACCCTTGCCCAATAATTGTCTGTGGCGCACTGTGGAAAAACTACAATAGCAGGATATTCTGTGCGGTTGGCTTTATCTGCAAATAGTTTTGCACCATGAACCAATTGTATTTCGTTGTCATTGCCTCGCTCACCTGCTCCATGCAGAAATAAGACCAAAGGATAGTTTTGAGAAGTATCTTTTTCGTAGTCAATAGGATACAGAATTCGGTAAGGTAGGGAATCTTCTGTTTCGTTGATATAAATTTCTTTTTGAAATTCGCTTAGATCTTGTGCAAAAATTGTAATGGTCAAGAAAAGTAACATAAAGAGCATTGAAAGCTGTTTCATAGTGGGAATTTTTGAAGCTAAAAATAACATTTTTTAGGCAGAGAATTTACTCCTGCAACTGGTAAATATCCGCCAATCCTCTTCCCAATCCATCATAATCCAAACCATAACCCACCACAAATTTATCGGGAATTTCAATACCCACATAATCAGCTATTAAGTCAGGATGTTGTAGTGCTTCAGGTTTTTGAAGGAAAGCAGCGATTTTGATGGAATCAGCACCTTTTTCGGTCAAAATTTGCAGCAATCTCTTCAAAGTATGTCCTGTATCTACAATATCTTCCACAATCACTACTGTTCGCCCTTCAATACTTTCATTCAATCCCAATACAGTTTGTACTGTTCCAGAAGAAGTTGTACCGACATAAGACTGAGTTTTGATGAAGTTAATGGGTGCATCAAAACTGATGGCACGCATCAAATCAGCTGCAAAAACAAATGCTCCGTTTAGAATGGCAATGAACAGCGGATTCTGATTTCTTAGGTCTGCATCTATTTTTTTTGCCAACTGCTTAACAGCTGCTTGTATCTCCGATTCGGAAATATACAGTTGAAATGTCTTGTCGTGTATCTTAATCACTGGTATTTATTTTTTGATTTTCAAACGTTGCCCAATATTCAAATCATTTGAAGTCAGGCCATTGGTAGCTTTTATTGTTTCTACCGTAACGCCATATTGTTGAGAAATGCTGTAGAGCGTATCGCCTTTTTTTACGATATGTGTAATGCTTGTCGGCGTATCTTTGTCATCGGTTGAAGGATTGACAGGAGGTATTTTTATCACAGGTGGATTGATTACTGGAGGGGTAATTTCAAAATCATTGAGATCTTCCTCGTCAGAACTGTCATCGGTTGAAGGGTTTGGTATGAATATAGGAGGATTATTGGGTTGGCCTACGGGTGGTTTCACAATTGGAGTATTGGACAATACAGGCGGAGATTTGCGTTTACCTCTCAATTGAAGTTCTTGACCAGCAGCAGCTTGTTGTTCTTTACCCATGTCCATTCGATTGCGGTCATAGAGACATTTGAGTTTGATCCCATACAGTTGTGAGATAGAAACCATGGATTCTCCTCTTTGCACAAT
The Chitinophagales bacterium genome window above contains:
- the hpt gene encoding hypoxanthine phosphoribosyltransferase encodes the protein MIKIHDKTFQLYISESEIQAAVKQLAKKIDADLRNQNPLFIAILNGAFVFAADLMRAISFDAPINFIKTQSYVGTTSSGTVQTVLGLNESIEGRTVVIVEDIVDTGHTLKRLLQILTEKGADSIKIAAFLQKPEALQHPDLIADYVGIEIPDKFVVGYGLDYDGLGRGLADIYQLQE
- a CDS encoding prolyl oligopeptidase family serine peptidase — its product is MKQLSMLFMLLFLTITIFAQDLSEFQKEIYINETEDSLPYRILYPIDYEKDTSQNYPLVLFLHGAGERGNDNEIQLVHGAKLFADKANRTEYPAIVVFPQCATDNYWARVDRTEIDGKRSFDFPFYEQPNIPMQMVIELVEQLLENEKIDTSRLYVAGLSMGGMGTFELLARMPETFAAAIPICGGSNPLLAPLYAPHTSMWIFHGADDSVVPVQFSQKMYHTLQQAGAEVKYSEYPGVNHNSWDNAFAEPDFLKWLFSWKKL